The proteins below are encoded in one region of Chroicocephalus ridibundus chromosome 9, bChrRid1.1, whole genome shotgun sequence:
- the LOC134521024 gene encoding basic proline-rich protein-like — MALPPVKGQTGQPGGRSEAARGAGEPPGRGVGGRSGGDRGRPPPPEHPRGAATGPSPTAARGPRRLQRRPRRTLPGERRKALLPPRPPSAGRRSLPAAAASPSCARPRRARSSPARPPPPEGEERSRTAGGRPLTPAPLPAGPRGPPPPGRAASAPRSGPPAAAPPPPARLTVPHLRARRDPAPLAPRTSPHSSPPRLTSGRGGPAVGSARRQESEAAAASSAGGTLGSGASGAAPRPWRRLPARGKGQPGSPPFPHPLCAAAALRRARRLGAPLPAPGPGFPPSRPAPAPPSPGPPPPAGLRLRGGPSPIRVPPCGVAGR, encoded by the coding sequence ATGGCGCTCCCTCCTGTAAAAGGCCAGACCGGACAGCCGGGGGGACGCTCTGAGGCTGCCAGAGGGGCAGGAGAACCGCCGGGCAGGGGAGTGggcggccggagcggcggggaccgggggCGGCCTCCCCCGCCGGAGCACCCCCGAGGCGCAGCAACGGGGCCGAGCCCTACCGCCGCCCGGGGGCCCCGCCGGCTGCAGCGGCGGCCGCGGCGAACCCTCCCCGGGGAGCGCAGAAAAGCGCTActcccgccccgcccgccctccGCCGGGAGACGCTCCCTCCCAGCGGCAGCGGCTTCGCCGAGctgcgcccggccccggcgggcgaGGTCTTCCCCGGCGCGCCCGCCTCCTCCGGAGGGGGAAGAACGGAGCCGGACGGCGGGCGGGCGCCCGCTCACCCCCGcgccgctgccggcggggccccgggggccgccgccaCCCGGCCGGGCAGCGAGCGCTCCTCGATcggggccgccggcggcggctcctcccccaCCCGCTCGCCTCACGGTGCCTCACCTCAGAGCGCGGCGGGACCCCGCACCGCTCGCGCCCCGCACGTCTCCTcacagctcccccccccgcctcacctcaGGGCGCGGCGGGCCGGCGGTAGGCTCGGCCCGGCGCCAAGAAAGCGAGGCGGCCGCTGCCTCCTCCGCCGGAGGCACCCTCGGCTCCGGCGCCTCAGGCGCAGCCCCCCGCCCCTGGCGGCGGCTCCCGGCACGAGGGAAGGGGCAGCCGGGCTCCCCCCCTTTCCCGCACCCGCtctgcgccgccgccgctctccgccGGGCTCGCCGCCTCGGGGCGCCGctccccgcgccaggccccggCTTCCCTCCTTCCCGGCCTGCCCCGGCGCCGCCGTCCCCgggcccccctcccccggccgggCTGCGCCTGCGCGGCGGCCCCTCTCCCATCCGGGTCCCTCCGTGCGGTGTAGCAGGTCGGTAG